CTCTCGCAAATCCCTAGAAAGAGTGGTCTGCGTTACCACAACCCCCTGCTCTTCCAGGCCTCTTTGAATATCTGTTTGACGACCGATTTTTTCTTGACGAATCATAGACTTGATCAAGTCATGGCGTTCTAGCTTGTTCATCATCTTACCTCTGAATGTATATTTATAAATATTATATCATTTTTCACAACTATTGACTTAGAATTATGTTAAAATAGAATCAATAACTCCTGGAGGGATTTATATGAATCATAAACAAATGATTGCAGAAAAATTGGCTGCTGTGCTTCCTAGCTTGGAAGTTGAAGCCATTTATGCACTGCTTGAAAAACCAAAGTCATCCGAAATGGGCGACATCGCCTTTCCGGCTTTCTCACTAGCAAAGGTTGAGCGCAAGGCACCACAAGCCATCGCAGCTGACATTGTTGAAAAGCTGGATACTGCAGGTTTTGAAAAAGTCGTGGCAACTGGTCCTTATGTCAACTTCTTCTTGGACAAGGCCGCAATTTCGCACGATGTCCTGACCCAGGTCATCACCGAAAAGGCAGACTACGGTCAACTAACTATCGGTCAAGACCGCAATGTCACTATCGATATGTCTAGTCCTAATATCGCAAAACCCTTCTCTGTTGGCCACCTCCGTTCGACCGTTATCGGGGACGCTCTGGCAAATATCCATGCAAAACTGGGCTACAAGCCAATTCGTATCAACCACCTGGGCGACTGGGGCAAACAGTTCGGTATGCTGATTGTTGCTTACAAACTCTGGGGCGACAAGGCAGCGGTTGAAGCTGACCCAATCTCTGAATTGCTCAAACTCTATGTCCGTATCAATGCTGAGGCCGAAGAAAAACCTGAACTGGACGAAGAAGCTCGCCAATGGTTCAAAAAATTGGAAGACGGCGACCCTGAAGCAAAAGAATTGTGGCAATGGTTCCGCGACGAAAGTTTGGTGGAATTTAACCGCATCTACGACAAGCTAGGCGTTACCTTCGACAGTTTCAACGGTGAAGCCTTCTACAATGACAAGATGGATGAAGGAATTCAAATCTTAGAAGAAAAAGGCCTGCTCCATGAGTCTAAAGGTGCCCGTATTGTAGATTTGGAAAGCTACAACCTGCCACCAGCCCTCATTATGAAAACAGACGGTGCCACACTTTATATCACCCGTGACATGGCTACAGCTATGTACCGCAAGCGCACTTATGACTTCGTGAAAAATATCTACGTCGTTGGTCAGGAGCAAATTAACCACTTCAAGCAACTGAAAGCTGTTCTCAAGGAAATGGGTTTCAACTGGAGCGACGATATGAAACATATCACCTTCGGCTTGGTGACAAAAGACAAGAAAAAATTGTCTACTCGTAAGGGAAATATTATCCTGCTCGAGCCGACGCTTGATGAGGCTATCTCACGCGCCCTTTCTCAAATCGAAGCTAAAAATCCAGACCTGGAAAACAAGGAAGAAGTCGCGCATGCAGTCGGGGTCGGAGCTGTTAAGTTCTACGACCTCAAAACCGACCGCGACAACGGCTATGACTTTGACCTCGAGGCTATGGTATCCTTCGAAGGCGAGACTGGTCCTTATGTTCAATACGCATACGCCCGCATTCAGTCTATCCTGCGCAAGGCTGACTTTACACCAAGCGCTGACAATGACTACAAGCTGGCTGACGCAGAAAGCTGGGATATCATCAAGCACATCCAAAACTTCTCAAATGTTGTTGAACGTGCCGGTGACAAATTTGACCCATCTTTGATTGCCAAATACGCCATCAATCTGGCTCAAGCCTTCAACAAATACTACGCCCACACACGTATCCTGGACGAAAGCCCAGAACGTGACAGCCGTCTGGCCCTTGCCTACGCAACTGGTGTCGTTCTCAAAGAGGCTCTCCGCCTTCTCGGTGTCCAAGCCCCTGAAAAAATGTAATCCATCCCAATCCTTGACCATTTTGGTTAAGGATTTTTTATTTTTCCCAATTTTTTTGGAAAAATTCCAGCCGACTTGCGAACAGAGTAAGTGAGGAGGCGAGGAGCAGTCAATCAACTCCGAATGCTCAATGAAGGTCATATCCAGATTAATACTCTTCGAAAATCATCTTATCCGTTGTCAACTTGCCTTGGTGAACTCCAGTTCTACCTTCGGCGTCGTTTCCTAGGCTACTTTTGATTTTCATTGAGTATAAGCAACGAATCTGAATGTGAGGTTCATTCAATATAAATCTAAATTTCATAAAGAACTAAGAAACTGTAGTCACAAGCAAGCTACCTTAATTAGCTCAAATGCCGAGCTGTGAATACAGGTTCTAACCCCCAATCCTGAACAATATGATTGACTGCCTCCGAAACTTCCACATAAAAATTTTTCAAAGGAGTCTGAATGACAAAACAATCACTTACACACCATGCATCACGCTTTTCTATCCGAAAATATTCTTTCGGTGCTGCCTCAGTCCTGCTGGCAACTGTCAGTCTGCTAAATGCCCAACTGGTTGCGGCTAATACGACAGCTTCTACCACCAATCCTTCTACGGCACAAGCAGGTAGCCCAGTTCAAACGAGTCAGGCAAGTCAAACAAGTACTGAAACAAGTACATCTTCTACTAATACAAACCAAGCCAGCCAGCAAACGACTGCTACAAAGACCAGTGATGCAGGAATAATTTCCAAGCCACAAGAAGTGATTACCCCACAAACAAATACAAGTACGATACAAGCCGTAGCTCCTGCAACTACCAGCAGTAGCTCTGCCATTTCCCAAAACCAAGCCAGAACCGTAACAATCCCGCAAACAGCTGGGACAAGCAATACCACGACAAATACTGGGACCGCGCGCACTGCGGTCGATCCAAGTAACCAAACGCGAACAGCTAGCACAACAACCACATCTGCAGCCCTTGGGGACAACTATCCCTATAAAATTGGCTGGCAGGTCGACCCTTGGGGAATGTACACACGCCAGTGCACATCCTTCGTCGCCTTCCGCCTCAGTACTACAAACGGCTTTACCCTACCGCGTGCTTACGGTAATGCCGATGTTTGGGGTTACCGCGCCCAACGTGAAGGCTACCGCGTAGACATGAACCCTGCCATCGGCTCTGTTGCTTGGTGGAATAGCATGCACGTGGCCTGGGTATCCGCTATCAATGGTGATATGGTAGAGATTGAAGAATATAATTTTAACTATAATGAAAGTTACAATAAACGCTGGATTCATAAAAATTCAGTCAGCGGCTATATTCATTTCAAGGACTTGACCGGCTATTCTGGAGCGACTACCACTACACCGGTCTCGACGACACCAACCAAGCCTGCAAGTTCAACAACCAACCTAGCTCCAAGCGGAACCTACACTTTCACCGCCCAAACCGCCATCAAGGCTGAGGCAAAAATAGCTAGTCCAACCTTGGCAAACTATCAAGCAGGGCAAAGCGTTAACTACGACCGTGTCTTGGAAGCAGACGGCTACCAGTGGATTAGCTACCTCAGCTTTGCTGGAAATCGTCGCTATATACCGATTAAAAGATTGACAACAACCGCTACTACTACGACCACATCTACTCCAAAACCTGCACCAACCAGCCCAAGCACACCGGCCCTACCTTCGTCGGGCACCTATACCTTCAAGAACCGATTGGCCATTCGAAATCAAGCTAGTTTATCAGCTTCAATTCTAGCCTACTATAACGTCGGTCAAAGCGTCAACTATGACCGAATCGTCCAGGCAGAAGGCAAGCAGTGGTTGAGCTACTTATCCTATTCTGGTGCTCGTCGCTACATTGCCCTACCTTAAGCAACAAAAAATGCACACGCTACATCAGCTGTGCATTTTCTAATTATTAGATATCGGTTGCATTGGTTGCTGCATTTGGCTTTTCCTTGGGCTTACGCAAATGGAAAAATACAGTCACACCAAAATAGATAGCAAACAAGACAATATTGACAATATAGCCTCCCATCAAGGTTGCAGATGTTCCTTGGCGGGTCAATTCATCCGTGAAGATAGAGACTAAGCCCTTACCACCAATAAAGGCGTAGGTGTTAAATAACAAGGCTCCAAAGACATAACCGAGATAGGTAAAGGAGGCCTGCTCGTTCTTTTTCATGAAGAGGAAGACGATTGTTGCTACTACGGTCAACAGCAAAAGCGCTGCCAGAACCTTATTGATAAGATTTGTTTGGAAACCGATAGCCTCCTTGGTATAGATGAGGAAGTTTTCGTCTATACTTGGAGCACTTTGCACCAGTTGAAGCATGGCTTCCTCATTATAATGTGAGAAAAATGCATTGTAGACCCGCAAGAGACTGGCAATAGCTGATAGAGCTACAAAAATATAGAGATGAATTGGTCTTTTCATAAGAATACTCCTTTTTACATTATATTACACGCTTATATTTGTTTTGTCAATATAATTTTGATATAATAATCACAAAGAAGGGCTTTGAGATGAAAAAATTACCGACCTATGCAGGAATAGCAATTTTTGTAACAACTTTGCTGATAAACTGGCTTCTCCCAAGCGTCTCCAAGGTCCTGAACAGCCTACTGGCTCTTGCGGTTCTAGCTTGGCTGCTCTACCTGATTTATTAGTGGGTCAGCTACTGGCTCTATGTCCGTAAACAGAAGAAATAAGAACAATCTCCTCTAAGTTCGACCTAGAGGAGATGATTTTTATTTAGAGGCAATATTTTGGAAAAAGTCAAATTGGCGATAGGTCAGATTTTCCGGTAAGGTCAAATCTACATCGTCTTCCACATCTGCCACAGTTAATTCCACATCCAAGGGCAAATCCTTCAGTCTATAACGTCTGATTACGCGCCCCTCCGCACTGACAAAGTCCAGCAAATACCCATTCACCCGAACTTGATACAACATCAACTTATCCGTTAAATTTTCAATGACCAACATATCCATCTTTCTACGTCCGATCGTATATTCTGGAACTCTATAGTAGTGAAATTTTTTATCCATGTCCAATCTCCTTCATGTCAATGACCACATCTGCTTTTTCCCAGACAGCAGGGTTATGAGTCGCAATGACAATCACACGGTTGTCATTTTTTAGCCCTGTCAAGAGTTGCATGACCTCTTCTGAATTTTTGGGGTCGAGTGCCGCAGTCGGTTCATCGGCCAAAATCAGTGGTGGATTTTTTAAGATAAGCTTGGCCAAGGCAACCCTCTGGGCTTCACCTCCCGATAAGGTATAAACCTTTTGTTCTAAGTCTAAGTAGCCCAAGTTCACCTGCTCCAAAGCTTCATTTTGTAGTCGCTGCCGCTGCTCTTTTTTGACCTTCTGTCCGACAAATCCCAAGTCTAAATTGTCTCCGATTGATTGATTATCCAGGAGACCAATCGTTTGGAAGAGGTAGCCCATGTGATCTCGAAAGAACTGCTGGGAAGCTAGCTTCGACAAATCTTGACCCTGATAATCAATCCGTCCGCCGTCAGCTTTTTCCAACTTGGCCAGCATATTTAGCAAGGTAGTCTTTCCGCTACCGCTTTTTCCAATTAAAGCATAGACCTTGCCCCTTTCCAACGTCAGATGTAAGTTTGAAAAAATCTCCCGTTCTTCAAATCGCTTTTCCAATCCCTGAATTTCAATCATTTTATTGTCCTTTCAACACTGCTACGTTGGCAGTTTGTTCTTTCTTATCTTGTCTTCCCAGTATGACCAGGGCATTTAAGGTGAGCAAGCCTACAGTCAGACCGCTCATAACCACATCTCCTGTCAACCAAGTTGATACCAGCAAGCCCAGTACAAACACACCAGCTTGGCCTAGGAGGTAAGATCCATGAAGTTCATAGAAGGTCATTCCGGCCAAACGCTTGATAAACAGCTCTCGTCTGAATTGTTCAAAATAGAGCAAACTCATCGCATCAAAAAGCAAAACAGCCGTTGCCAGTGTCAATACTGTACCGATGAGAAGCGAATAAAACTCTGTTCGCTTGGTGTTCAAAACGCTGACAAAGGCCAACCGCTGATTCACCAAATAGGATACCCAGTTATAAACACCCTGCTCTTTCATGACTTCAATAGTCGCCTCATAGCCTACAAACTTCATCCCTAAATCCAGACTAGTTCCCCAGAACATATCCGAAACTGGTGTCGCACCTGTTGACTCAGGAGTCAAAACAACAATAATCGGGTCTGTCAGATATTGGGTCTGGCTCCGATCGCCATCATTGTAGAGAAACCGCTCTTGACCACTGTCTGTAAAGGCCAGACTTATCTTGGTAGCGAACATCTGTTGGCTGTTACTTTCTAGGCTTTGTCGGGAAAATGCCTCTAATTCTGTCTGGAACATATTTTGTACTTGCTCAGCTTGTTCTCGCAAGCTAGCTGGTAAAATCAAACCATACTCACCCAGGCTCAGATGATTCATTTCCTCCAAGAAGGCTTGGTCTACCATCACTCCCTGCTCTGTCAGATAGCGAGGAGATACGTAGATGACATTGCCACGAGGATTATAATCCGTCAGGCGATTGCCCTCAGGATCCACCTCGCCACCGAAGGCGTACTGGTCGACATTGCTTTTCACAAAGAGGGCTTCTGTCGTCTCTAGCTGTACTTTCGCAAACTCTCGCCACTTTTTATTCTGCTGGGCCACTTCCTCCTCGGTCATCATAGCAGAGCTGTAACTAAAAACAGATTTGTAATAATCATCTCTCAATGCCCATTCTTCCTGTGCCTGTTCAAGCAAGCGAATTTCCTGATAGCCCTGCAATAGACGGCTAGAGCTAAAACCTACTACCAAAATAGCCAGAAGTTGCCCAACCATCATCATAGCCAACATCCGTTTGAGAGGAAGTTTTCCCTTGAGCAAATCAACCAAGCTATTTTGCCTCAACCCCAGGAAATACACTAGGCTAAGTAGGACAGAAATACTAGCAAGAGCCAGTGCATAGAGGAAAAGCCCCAGGAAAAAGACCTGCAAGATGGATAGTAAAAATCCAGCTTGAAGATAGAGAATAAGAGGTCCGATTATAGCCCCCACCGATGTAGCCATCACAATCTGACGAATATCCTCCCATAAAGGTCGAGCCACCACCTGTAAGAAACTTTCACCTGAAATCAGACGAATTCCTGCAAATCGTAAGGTCTTAATCCGATAGATTAAGGTGAGAGCCATGAAGGTCAAGAGAAAGACAAAGAAACTCAGCATGGCTACTTCTGAAACGACTGTGGATAGGAAGATGCTAAAGAGAGAATAGCCATGATGGACCATGCCACTGTAACCCAGTGATTCCAAGCTTTCTTTCAAGACTTGGTTGTCCAAATCTCCTGAAACAATCAGATAAGTACTAACCAAGTCGCTGGTTTCAGCACTTTCCTTGGAGGAAACGGTCAAACCTTCTGGAACCTGTCCGCTACCATAGATGGCGTAGGTAAAACTGGTTTCCCCAGAAGCATTAGGCTCGACAATCCGTCTAGCAATCACACTCTTATGTTCCTCTGCCAAGTCGGTCAAGACCTCTGTCACCTGGTCACGATTGGCTGTCTGTCTATTGGTATCTTTCCCGATGACATCCACTGCCTGATAAGAACCAAACTCTACAAGACTAACCTGACCAGCCAAAGAAATACCCAGGTAAATCGCTACCAATACAGTCGACACTAGAATAAATAAACGTTTCATCATCTCCTCCAAAGAATTGCTTGGAACTACAAGAGTAGTTCCAAGCAAAGTGTACTGTGTTAATAGTTATAATAGAAAGCTGCTTGCTCTCCAAGTTTTGTACTAATCCATGCACGAGAGGTCTGTCCTGCCTGTGCGTACCCTTTACTTGAGGCTCCAGTCCATCGACTTACCACTGTTGAACTATGGTAGCGACTACCGTGGTAATAGTTTGAATAGGCACCACCATTTGCTGCTCCGTATGTCCAAACTCCACCACCAGGATACTGTACAGCCGCTGAAGCCACTGCTGTTCCGCCAATTGTTGCTGCAAGTCCCGCGATGAGTGCAAATTTTTTAAGTGTCTTTTTCATTCATATTTTCTCCTTTGTATTTTCAATTTTATTGTTTATTTTTTAGGTCTAATTCCTTTCACGAAATAATACACCTTTTCAAAAAATACATCTCATTTACTATCCTCGCTTTATCCACCAACCTGAAATATCCAAAATTTTGAAATAGCCAAACATACTTTCTTAACTCCTTTAATTTTATTTACATTATGACTATATCGACTTTCTACAAAATCACCAATGACAGCAATGTCATCAAAAAATACTCTTCAAACCCTAAAAAGTAATAAAGAGATAGAAAAAGACCTAAAAGACGAACAATCTCATCTTTTAGGTCTTTCAGCGATGACATTTATGTCACCGATAAATTATAGTTACAAATATTTTTTCAAATCTTCTTGCCATTGCTTTTCTAACATGGTTACCAAATGTGTATCTTCAATCATATCAGCAAATAGTTTTGCTTTTTGATAGAACCCTTCTGCCAAACTATACTTATTCTCCATAACAAGAGCATGTTTCCAATGCAACATAAGTAAAATAGGTTTCTTTTGAAAATCCTGCGTTTTCTCCATTATTTCTTGAAGACAAGCAATATAAAGGTCAAAAAATTCATAGGACTCCAGCATATCCAAACAAGCCAGACCTGAAAAAATAACATTACTCAGAAGAAATAATTGCTCTGGCTGAACAAGATTGACATGCTTTATTAAACGCGATAAGAACGATTGCAACTTGCCAATTTCTGATAACTGATTTTTCTTGTTTTTTATATGTGCAAATACACTAACGAAATACAGACTAATCAGTTCTAAATCCTTCAACGAAAAGACTTCTTTCTCCTCAAGTTCAGGTAAATACGTTTCTAATAAGGCTACCGCATATTCTGGATGTTGTGTGCGAATAACATCCAAAATCGCTCTTGACGTTTCAACCCACACCGTTTCCTCTGGTGGTAATTGTTCACAATACAGTTCTTCTATTTCATCAAGGTATTGTTCCTTTTTATCCAACACCTCCACCTTATTATATATCGGCTCCCGCAACAACTTGTACTTGAGTTCCAGATAGCCCTGTGGCAATTCCTTATAGTCTGGCATTAGGCTATAGGCTGGAATGCCTAAACGCTGGGCAATGTACTCTAACTTAGGTATAGAGGGCTGCGATTGACCACTTTCTATCCGAGCTAATTGCCGTACCGTCAACTCGGATTCATCTCCACAAAAATCTGGACGGCTCAGCCCCTTTTCTAGCCTCAGTTGCTCGATTTTTTGCCCTAAAGTCATGTCACCCCTCCTCCTACCAATATTTTTTCAAATCCTTCTGCCACTCCTCTGCTAATTTCTGTGCCAGATAGTCATTTCCAATGACCTGAGCAAACGATTTGGCTGACTGGTAGACTTTTTCAGCTTTTTCATAATCTTCCTCTAATTTCAAAGCCGCTTTCCATTCCAGCATAAACAAGAGAGGTTTCTTTTGATAATCTTGCGTCTCTTCCATTATTCCACGAAGACAATCAATATAGATAGGGGCATCGTCATAATATTCTATCAGTTCAAAGCAGGCAAGCCCTGAGATAATCGCATCTCTTAAATAAAAAGTATCTTCTAATCGAACAAATGTCTGACTGTTGGCTAGTTTTTTCATTAAATACGAGATAGATTCAAAGTTGTTTTGAACTCTACTGACTGTATTCTCTCCTATTGTTTGCTGGACAAAAAAGAGCCGAATAAGAATCAAGTCATTGACATCACACACTTTCTTTGCCATAAGAAGTGGTAAGTTTTCTGTCAATAGAGCTACTGCATAATCTGGTTGATTGGTCCGCACCATATCAACCATAGCCTGCATAGCCTCACAGATAAGCTGCTCAGTCTTAGGTAGTTCTTCAAAATAGGTATTATATATGGTTTCGATATACCCATCCTGTTTATCCAACACCTCGACCTTATTATATATCGGCTCCCGCAACAACTTGTACTTGAGTTCCAAATAACCTTGTGGCAATTCCTTATAGTCTGGCATCAGGCTATAGGCTGGAATGCCTAAACGCTGGGCAATGTACTCTAATTTAGGTATAGAAGGCTGCGATTGACCACTTTCTATCCGAGCTAATTGCCGTACCGTCAACTCGGATTCATCTCCACAAAAATCTGGACGGCTCAGTCCCTTTTCTAGCCTCAGTTGCTCGATTTTTTGTCCTAAATCCATACCAGCCCCCCACTGCACCTATTTATCCTTACCTAAACAGTATACCACATCTTGCAAGACTTTACAAAAAACACCAGCCTAAGCTGATGTTCCTGTGGTTTCTTATTCACTAGCTGTTACAAGAACATTCTCACGTCGGTAGGTGACGGTCAAGTCCAGCAAGTTGGCTTCTACTGCTGGTGTCAGCTGGTCTGCTGTCATTCGCCAAGTCCAGTTACCACCGAGGGTGTTTGGTAGGTTCATGCGGGCAGTCCCGTCCAATTCTAGCAAATCTTGCATGGTCACAATCGTCATAAAGGCTGGTGAGCCAAAGAGAAGACGGAAGAGGGCATGGTGGATACTTTCACCTACTGATCGATTGCTGTATTTGTCTAAGAACGCTCTGGATTCTGGGGTTGTTTCCCTTTCGTACCAACCGCTAATTGTATCGTTATCGTGGGTGCCTGTATAGGCAACAACATTATTGCGGTGGTTGTGCGGCATCTCAATGCTGTCACCCTCAGGGTCGAAGGCAAACTGCAAGACTTTCATGCCTGGGAAACCAGTCCAATCGCGTAATTGAATCACCTTATCTGTGACAGAGCCCAAATCTTCCGCGATGATATTCAAATCGCCCAGCTCGCGTTTTATGGTATCGAACAATTCAAAGCCCGGCGCCTCAACACGATAGCCGTTGACAGCCGTTTCTTCGCCCGCAGGAATTTCCCAGAAAGAGGCAAAGCCGATAAAGTGGTCGATGCGGACCATATCGTAGATTTTAAAGGATTCGCGCAAACGAGCAACCCACCAAGTAAAACCATCTGCTTTCATGGCCTCCCAATCGTAAATCGGATTGCCCCAAAGCTGACCGATTTCTGAAAAGGCATCTGGTGGACAACCCGCAACTACGCTCGGTTTCCCTTCTTCGTCCGTCTTAAAGAAATGTGGATTGGCCCACATATCAGCAGAATCTGCCGCGATATAAATGGGCATATCCCCAACAAACTCAATCCCTTTGGCATTGGCGTAAGCCTTCAAAGCCTGCCACTGCTTAAAGAATAAATACTGGGTGATGCGGTGGTAATCGATGCGTTCCACCAAGAGATGACGGTAGTATTCCAAGGTATCATGATAGCGCAAACGTGCCCCCTGATCCTCCCAATCAATCCAGGACTTGTTGTCAAAATGCTCCTTGATAGCCATATATTCTGCAAAAGTATGGATCCAAAAATCATTTTCACCCAAGAAATTCCAATAGTCTTGTGGCAAACCAGCCTCTTTCATACTGGCAACAACCTGCTCCAAAATCGGACGGCGGGCAGTAAAAACTTTGGCATAATCTACTTCTTTTGCACTCTGACCAAAGTCAATACCCTGCACATCTTTCTCTGTCAACCAGCCCTCTTCAATCAGTAGGTCC
The sequence above is a segment of the Streptococcus suis genome. Coding sequences within it:
- a CDS encoding DUF1430 domain-containing protein; protein product: MKRLFILVSTVLVAIYLGISLAGQVSLVEFGSYQAVDVIGKDTNRQTANRDQVTEVLTDLAEEHKSVIARRIVEPNASGETSFTYAIYGSGQVPEGLTVSSKESAETSDLVSTYLIVSGDLDNQVLKESLESLGYSGMVHHGYSLFSIFLSTVVSEVAMLSFFVFLLTFMALTLIYRIKTLRFAGIRLISGESFLQVVARPLWEDIRQIVMATSVGAIIGPLILYLQAGFLLSILQVFFLGLFLYALALASISVLLSLVYFLGLRQNSLVDLLKGKLPLKRMLAMMMVGQLLAILVVGFSSSRLLQGYQEIRLLEQAQEEWALRDDYYKSVFSYSSAMMTEEEVAQQNKKWREFAKVQLETTEALFVKSNVDQYAFGGEVDPEGNRLTDYNPRGNVIYVSPRYLTEQGVMVDQAFLEEMNHLSLGEYGLILPASLREQAEQVQNMFQTELEAFSRQSLESNSQQMFATKISLAFTDSGQERFLYNDGDRSQTQYLTDPIIVVLTPESTGATPVSDMFWGTSLDLGMKFVGYEATIEVMKEQGVYNWVSYLVNQRLAFVSVLNTKRTEFYSLLIGTVLTLATAVLLFDAMSLLYFEQFRRELFIKRLAGMTFYELHGSYLLGQAGVFVLGLLVSTWLTGDVVMSGLTVGLLTLNALVILGRQDKKEQTANVAVLKGQ
- a CDS encoding SH3 domain-containing protein is translated as MTKQSLTHHASRFSIRKYSFGAASVLLATVSLLNAQLVAANTTASTTNPSTAQAGSPVQTSQASQTSTETSTSSTNTNQASQQTTATKTSDAGIISKPQEVITPQTNTSTIQAVAPATTSSSSAISQNQARTVTIPQTAGTSNTTTNTGTARTAVDPSNQTRTASTTTTSAALGDNYPYKIGWQVDPWGMYTRQCTSFVAFRLSTTNGFTLPRAYGNADVWGYRAQREGYRVDMNPAIGSVAWWNSMHVAWVSAINGDMVEIEEYNFNYNESYNKRWIHKNSVSGYIHFKDLTGYSGATTTTPVSTTPTKPASSTTNLAPSGTYTFTAQTAIKAEAKIASPTLANYQAGQSVNYDRVLEADGYQWISYLSFAGNRRYIPIKRLTTTATTTTTSTPKPAPTSPSTPALPSSGTYTFKNRLAIRNQASLSASILAYYNVGQSVNYDRIVQAEGKQWLSYLSYSGARRYIALP
- the malQ gene encoding 4-alpha-glucanotransferase encodes the protein MKVRQSGVLMHISSLPGAYGIGSMGKSAYEFVDFLVRTKQRYWQILPLGTTSYGDSPYQSFSAFAGNTHFIDLDLLIEEGWLTEKDVQGIDFGQSAKEVDYAKVFTARRPILEQVVASMKEAGLPQDYWNFLGENDFWIHTFAEYMAIKEHFDNKSWIDWEDQGARLRYHDTLEYYRHLLVERIDYHRITQYLFFKQWQALKAYANAKGIEFVGDMPIYIAADSADMWANPHFFKTDEEGKPSVVAGCPPDAFSEIGQLWGNPIYDWEAMKADGFTWWVARLRESFKIYDMVRIDHFIGFASFWEIPAGEETAVNGYRVEAPGFELFDTIKRELGDLNIIAEDLGSVTDKVIQLRDWTGFPGMKVLQFAFDPEGDSIEMPHNHRNNVVAYTGTHDNDTISGWYERETTPESRAFLDKYSNRSVGESIHHALFRLLFGSPAFMTIVTMQDLLELDGTARMNLPNTLGGNWTWRMTADQLTPAVEANLLDLTVTYRRENVLVTASE
- a CDS encoding helix-turn-helix domain-containing protein, which encodes MTLGQKIEQLRLEKGLSRPDFCGDESELTVRQLARIESGQSQPSIPKLEYIAQRLGIPAYSLMPDYKELPQGYLELKYKLLREPIYNKVEVLDKKEQYLDEIEELYCEQLPPEETVWVETSRAILDVIRTQHPEYAVALLETYLPELEEKEVFSLKDLELISLYFVSVFAHIKNKKNQLSEIGKLQSFLSRLIKHVNLVQPEQLFLLSNVIFSGLACLDMLESYEFFDLYIACLQEIMEKTQDFQKKPILLMLHWKHALVMENKYSLAEGFYQKAKLFADMIEDTHLVTMLEKQWQEDLKKYL
- a CDS encoding helix-turn-helix domain-containing protein — translated: MDLGQKIEQLRLEKGLSRPDFCGDESELTVRQLARIESGQSQPSIPKLEYIAQRLGIPAYSLMPDYKELPQGYLELKYKLLREPIYNKVEVLDKQDGYIETIYNTYFEELPKTEQLICEAMQAMVDMVRTNQPDYAVALLTENLPLLMAKKVCDVNDLILIRLFFVQQTIGENTVSRVQNNFESISYLMKKLANSQTFVRLEDTFYLRDAIISGLACFELIEYYDDAPIYIDCLRGIMEETQDYQKKPLLFMLEWKAALKLEEDYEKAEKVYQSAKSFAQVIGNDYLAQKLAEEWQKDLKKYW
- a CDS encoding ABC transporter ATP-binding protein, translating into MIEIQGLEKRFEEREIFSNLHLTLERGKVYALIGKSGSGKTTLLNMLAKLEKADGGRIDYQGQDLSKLASQQFFRDHMGYLFQTIGLLDNQSIGDNLDLGFVGQKVKKEQRQRLQNEALEQVNLGYLDLEQKVYTLSGGEAQRVALAKLILKNPPLILADEPTAALDPKNSEEVMQLLTGLKNDNRVIVIATHNPAVWEKADVVIDMKEIGHG
- the argS gene encoding arginine--tRNA ligase, whose amino-acid sequence is MNHKQMIAEKLAAVLPSLEVEAIYALLEKPKSSEMGDIAFPAFSLAKVERKAPQAIAADIVEKLDTAGFEKVVATGPYVNFFLDKAAISHDVLTQVITEKADYGQLTIGQDRNVTIDMSSPNIAKPFSVGHLRSTVIGDALANIHAKLGYKPIRINHLGDWGKQFGMLIVAYKLWGDKAAVEADPISELLKLYVRINAEAEEKPELDEEARQWFKKLEDGDPEAKELWQWFRDESLVEFNRIYDKLGVTFDSFNGEAFYNDKMDEGIQILEEKGLLHESKGARIVDLESYNLPPALIMKTDGATLYITRDMATAMYRKRTYDFVKNIYVVGQEQINHFKQLKAVLKEMGFNWSDDMKHITFGLVTKDKKKLSTRKGNIILLEPTLDEAISRALSQIEAKNPDLENKEEVAHAVGVGAVKFYDLKTDRDNGYDFDLEAMVSFEGETGPYVQYAYARIQSILRKADFTPSADNDYKLADAESWDIIKHIQNFSNVVERAGDKFDPSLIAKYAINLAQAFNKYYAHTRILDESPERDSRLALAYATGVVLKEALRLLGVQAPEKM
- a CDS encoding lactococcin 972 family bacteriocin, coding for MKKTLKKFALIAGLAATIGGTAVASAAVQYPGGGVWTYGAANGGAYSNYYHGSRYHSSTVVSRWTGASSKGYAQAGQTSRAWISTKLGEQAAFYYNY